A stretch of DNA from Hippopotamus amphibius kiboko isolate mHipAmp2 chromosome 5, mHipAmp2.hap2, whole genome shotgun sequence:
CTACAGCACTCGACCCTCCTCtcctgcactctctccagccagtaacagcagagcacagggaggagaGCTCACCAGAGCAAGGACCCAGAAGCAGCAGCCCCAGCCTGTGCTCCTTGAAGCAGACAGGACTGCTGGCTTACCTGCAGGGCCAAAAACGGGCTGCCCGCCACTAAGGCCCAGCCCTACTCCATAAAGTCTGTAGAGACCTCTCCCATAAGAGAGGGCACTGAGGTGTGGGAGGCCCTGGAGGAGTCATGGCCCACCCAGCTGCCAGGATCTGCGGTGAAGGCAGCAGTGCAGCTCTTCTGCTGCACCGTCCAGCCAGACCGCGCTCCTGGGCTGTGCTGAGGGACTCTGGGGGCCGCAGAGTCCTTCTCGGCCTCTGCCCAGCTGGGAGGGCAGTTCGTGCAGTGCCAGTACAGGGAAGCTGGCAGCAACCCCGGCCCACGATACTCCTGGCTGGAGAATCCTGAAGGTGAGGACGTGGCCTGGCAGAGCCTTGCCCACCAAGGTGGGGCCTGGGGCAGCAGAGGGCCCCACGGGCCTGGGTGAATGGGGAAGGTTTCCGGGAGGGATGAGGGTTGGCCCCTCCCGGGGCTCCACCCTCCACATCTCGTTCTCATCCTCCAGATGGTCTCACGTAACCAGGTGCCCAAATGACCCCATCACAGTCCTGCACATGCAGGCGCTCCCAGGTCATCCAGCCAGGGGTCAAAGCTCCCTGCCGCCCTTCCACAGGAAGTGGGAATCTGTGAGGTGTGGGCAGACAGGGCCCCTGGCTGGCATGGCTGGGACCAGTGCCACACAGTAGCGCTTCCGTGTGTGCGGTGTCCGAGGGGGCGGGGTGAGCAGGGAGAACAGCCAGGCAGCAGGCCAGCTGCGTGGACGTGATGCCCTCTGCCTGTCCTTAGGGGAACACTCCACAGCCCCAAATTCCTACTCAAGGTGCTTTCCACCTGACTCCCCTGACAGTCCAGCCCCACTGTGAAATGCAAACCTGTCCTGCTGGCAGGAAGGGGGACCTCTGCACCCCAAGACTCAGGGCTCACACGGTGACTGCCAAAgtcaccccaccccaggcccagccAGCTGCATCGACATTTGTGCTGCAATGCCATGGCTGTTGGCTCTATTTCTGCCCCAACTCACGGCGCCCCAGTCTATCAACCCTGACCACCAGGTGCCTGTGCCCCCTCCCTAGGGCAGCTCCAGCACTGCACACGCTTTCTCAACAATCCTGTGTGCACCTGACACCTCACACAGCTGGGAGACTGGAgcgggggaaactgaggctctgggtcagtgagGTGAGGAACTGGGACTCCGTGTCTCACTCTGATACCTGTACTTCACACAAATGTCACACTGCCGTCCACTTCGAATTCACACATGCCATCTTAAAACATGAGCGCAAGGTCAGGGCTCATGCCAGCGTTTCCTGCCTGCAGCCCCTGAAAAGCTGACACCAGAGCACGACACACTGAAGGTATCCTCTGCGTCTCCCTATTCGAGAAGATCACCTTTGAAAACCTTCACTCACAAAACTGCTGGTCAAGAGTGTCTGCCCACCAGGCTCCTCTAGGAGAAGGCAGCACCCACCCAGGCTCCTGTGAAGCCCACAGCAGCCACACTCCAAGGTGAGGAGATGGAGGCCCAAGAGCTGGAGAGCACTGGCACGGGGCCCAGGACTGACTGCCCCATAGAGGTGGCAGAGCCTACCCGCTCCTTGGAGTCTGTGTGCCAAGCCTTCTCAGGGAACACCTGCGTCTGGAGCTGGGCACTGGCGGCTCAGGAAGGACCGAGTCACATTGAAGCCAGCCCACGTACTGGCTGAGGGCGCCCAGAGGAGCCTGGGGTATCAAGAGTCCTTCCCTGACCCAGAGTCTTTCCACCGGggtcctgccctgccccaggccaggccTGCTCCCTCGCGAGTTACCAGCCAGGGTCAGCTTGTTCTCCTGCCGGGCAGGGACCGTCGCACCAACAGCTCTCTTGCTCCAAGCCCTGCACTCCGCACACCCTGACGTGCTGCCTCCATCGGGCCCCCGCCCACTCCACAAGGTTTTCCCTTATTCGTTCCACGGAAAGTGCCCACTCTTCAGGAAGGAATCCTCCTCCCCTTCAGAGACTGGCTTGGACAACATCTCCTACCGGGACCACGTCATCCAAATCAAGAGCCTCCATCGCTCTCAGAGAAAACGCAGTTCCTTCCGAGTCACCCGGCAATCAcgtcctcctcctgccctgcgtTCCCGAGCTCTCCGTGTTCCACGGAGGCCCCCGGCCCCGGAGGCGGCGCGCGGCAGGTGCGCAGCACATGCGGACGggggcggcggtggggggggggggggcagggccggACGACAGCCGGGCAGACGTCCTGGTTCCCCCGCGAGGCGGGGGGCCCGGGCGGTTCCGGCGTTCCCGCCGCCGCCCTCCCGCCGGGGCCGCCGCAGGGGACCGGCCGGCACGTGGCCCGCGGGCCCCGCCCCTCCGCGCTGCCCGGAGGCCGCGCCCGGCCCCGCTCCCCGGAGCCGGCCCGCCGGCGGCACTGCGGCCCGGTCCCCGCCGGCGCAGCGCGGGGCGCCCCTCCCCGAGCCCCGGGCCCCGGCGGTGCGGACCGCGGTACTCACACGCCAGCCTAGGACGCGGCGACCAGCGGGCAGGGCCTGGCGGCGCGCGACcgcagaggaaaaggaggagcgCGCGGGCCGCGCACGGGAAATGAAGCCGCGGGCGGTACCACGCGCCGGGACGCGGGGGACGCGGGCAGCGTGCACGCCCCGCCGCGCCGTCCGGACCCTCCGCGCGACGCTGCCCGCGTGCGCGAGGACAGAAGCCAGCGCGAGACCCCCGcggggcccgcccttccccgggGGAGCTGCGGCCGGCCGCCGGGCTCAGCGCCGCCCCCCGCGGCTCCCCCCGCGCGGCTCGGGTGGACtcggcgggccggggcggggccgagcGGCCGGCACGTGCCAAGGACGcgcggcgcggggggcggggccggggcagcGCGCCTGCGCGCGCCGAGCGGGAGACAAAGGGGAGGGCCCGGCCGGCCCCGCCTCCAGCGCCCGCCCTGCGCGGCCGGCCGGCGGGCTTATGGCCCCGGCTcccgcgcccccgccgccgccgccgccgccgccgccatgtACCCCGCGGGACCcccggccggccccgccccgcgccgcggccgccgccccccgcccgggcgccccgcgccgccgccgcggccccccgcgcccgccccggtCCCCGCCGCGCGgccgccgccccccgcgcccGGGCCGCGGCCCCGCGTGGCCGTGAAGATGGCCTTCCGCAAGGCCTACTCCATCAAGGACAAGCTGCAGGCCATCGAGCGCGTAAAGGGCGGCGAGCGGCAGGCCAGCGTGTGCCGCGACTTCGGCGTGCCCGGCGGCACGCTGCGCGGCTGGCTCAAGGACGAGCCCAAGCTGCGCTGGTTCCTGGAGCAGCTGGGCGGCGAGGTGGGCACACAGCGCAAGAAGATGCGGCTGGCCAACGAGGAGGAGATCGACCGCGCCGTCTACTCGTGGTTCCTGGCGCTGCGCCAGCACGGCGTGCCGCTCTCGGGGCCGCTGATCCAGGCGCAGGCCGAGGCCTTCGCGCGCCAGATCTACGGCCCCGAGTGCACCTTCAAGGCCAGCCACGGCTGGTTCTGGCGCTGGCAGAAGCGCCACGGCATCTCCAGCCAGCGCATCTACGGCGAGGCCGAGCCCCCGGCCgccggccccgcgcccggcccgccggTCAAGCAGGAGCCCGCGCAGCTGCCCCGCGCCGGGCCCCCGCCCGACCGCGCCCTGGCTGCCCCGGCGCCCGCCGAGGGTGGCTACGGCGACGAGCAGATCTACAACGCCAACGTCACCGGCCTCTACTGGAAGCTGCTCCCGGAGCAGGCCGCACCCCCGGGCGCGGGGGGCCGCGGCCGTCGCTGGCGGGGCGACCGAGTGACGGTGCTGCTGGCCGCTAACCTGACGGGTAGCCACAAGTTGAAGCCACTGGTCATCGGGCAGCTGCCGGACCCACCCAGCCTGCGCCGCCACAACCAGGACAGGTTCCCCGCCTCCTACCGCTACAGCCCCGACGCCTGGCTCAGCCGCCCGCTGCTGCGcggctggttctttgaggagtTCGTCCCCGGCGTCAGGCGCCACCTGCGCCGCAGCTGCCTGCAGCAGAAAGCCGTGCTGCTGGTCGCCCACCCGCCCTGCCCCAGCCATGCGGCCAGGATGCCCGCCCTGGAGGAGAGCGAGGAGACCCCCAGGAGGTGCCGGCCTGAGCCCCTCGGCCCTCCGGAGGAGCTGCAGACCCCCGACGGGGCGGTGCGGGTGCTGTTCCTGTCCAAGGGCAGCAGCCGGGCGCACATTCCGGCGCCGCTGGAGCAGGGGGTGGTGGCCACCTTCAAACAGCTGTACAAGCGGGAGCTGCTGCGTCTGGCCGTGTCCTGCGCGGGGGGCTCCCCGCTGGACTTCCTGCGCGGCTTCATGCTGGAGGACATGCTGCACCTGGCCGGCCTCTCCTGGGACCTGGTGCAGGCCGGCCGCATTGAGCGCTGCTGGCTGCTGGGCTTGCGGGCCGCCTTCGAGCCCCGGCCTGCGGAGGAGTGCGCTGGGCAGCCTGCGGGCCAGGCCGAGGAGGCCGCGGAGCGCAGCAGGGTGCTCAGCGACCTCACGCACCTGGCGGCCCTGGCCTACAAGCGCCTGGCCCCTGAGGAGGTAGCCGAGTGGCTGCACCTGGACGATGACGGGGGGCTGCCTGACGGCTGCAGAGAGGACGCGGGCCCCAGCCGGCCTCCTGTGCTCCTCCCTGgggcccctccagccccagccagccTACCCTCTGtcgaggagggaggagaggaggaggaggccaccGTGCCCACTGCTGGGGAGGCTGTTCGGGGTCTGGAGACGGCTCTGCGCTGGCTGGAGAGCCAGGACCCCCGGGAGGTGGGGCCGCTTAAGCTGGTGCAGCTTCGCTCACTGATCAGCATGGCCCGGAGGCTGGGGGGCATCGGGCCCTCTTCTGCAGCCCCTGACGACGGGGTGTGACCATGCCAGCCCAAGCGGCCCCCAGGGGCCTCTCTTCTGCGgcactgggagggaggggacacagtctccccccctctcctcccctcctttggGGTGGCCCACCCCATAACTCAGGGGGTTACAGAGATCCTAGCCCAGTCTGGCTTGGAGGAGCTCTGTTGGTGAAGGGCTGTCCCCACCACTGGTGCCCCCTTCTCGCGTGGGGGCAGCGAGAAGAGAGGCCTCAGGTGCCTGCGTCTTCTCTCTGGGCAGGTGTGCACGTGGGGTCTGCGGCCTTAGCCAGCTGCCCTCCCATGCAGGCCTGGCTTACACACCACAGCACGCATCAGAGCGCAGGtggctgcattcccaccctggCCCCTGTGGGGCTGAGGTCTCCAGCCATGTTCCTGTCCACACCTTCCCGCCCCCGTGGCCCAGCACTCCCGTCCCACGGGACCACAGCCGTGTGGTCGTCTCAGAGGGAAGCACAGCACTCGCTTTTGGTTTCAGCGCATTAAGTCTGTTTTTTACAGCTATTCCTGAGGGACCCAGGGTGGATGGCTctgtgggctggggagggagggtggtgcCCGGCACTCGGGCCTCCCGAGATTCTGGGTGCAGCGAGGGGTGCAGGTTTCTGCTTCACttggatttttaattttccttaacAAAACATTCTGAACAGCTCTCATCTTGTGGGGCTGATGAGCACTAGCCCTGGGCCCTGGTGGTAGACCAGTGGCTGGGCCAGCGCCCCCGCCAGCCACACGCCACTTTGTTCAGCCCCAGGGCCCAGAGCCATCCCGTCTCCCTGAGCCGCCCCGTGGCACTGACAGCCACGCCAGGACAAGCCTCAGTGCCTTAGCTCCCCTCCAAGGCGCCCCTTCCCAGCCTGCCCCCAGGTTTCTCCCCGCTCCCGGCACTGCCAGGGGTGTGGCTGAGCAGCTGCTTCCCACAGCCCCGTGAATTGGGCTCCTGGGTGGCACAGTTTGCGAGAAGGCAGGGGCTCTGTAACTGTGCAGCTCCTGCATGCTGCACTGCTCTGTCTGGCTCTAGACTCAGGATCCTGCTGGTGGCCTGAGGCTGAGACAGCCAGGCCTCCCAGAGGCTGCCCTGTAGAGATGCCCAGAGCCCttctgaggggtgggggggctggatTTGAGGTGTCGCCTGCCTTAGCGCTCTCCCCTCATCCTCGCCTGCCCCATCCTCCTGGTGGTCCGAGGCCGCAGACAGGTGCTGTGTTTGCGGGACGGAAGGGCTGTGCACGGCAGTAGGGTCGCTGGGGGCCCCCAGAGCAAGGATGTGAACTGTTCCTTGGAACCACCCCCAgtcaaaccaaaacaaaacaccacgTATACACGTTTATGTCAAATTTGAGAGCTGAGGTATGGTACGAAGGATTTGGGAGCTCGAGAAGGGAGGCTTGGCTAGCCAGGCGGAGGCAGCAGCCTCCAGCACCACCTGCTGGTGCCCACCTGACACCTCCGCTTCAGCTGTTAAGCTTGTACACCTGCAGGAGCCTCTGGGGCTGGCCCTGGGTCTAAGCACGCGGCAGCACGGGGCTTCAGGATGTCTTGCCTGTTACACCACCTGCTTCTCCAGCTGGTGGCGACCCAGGGACCCAGGCCGGGAGCTCCTGGTCACAACGGCCAGCTTGCTGGTCCTCTGCCCTGCCCAGCCTGCCTGCAGGGGCCTGTGGAGCCACAGACCTCAGAGCCCAGGTGGGCACCAGGAGAGGGCAGCCTCATCAGCGCTGCCCCTCTTGCCAAGTTTCCTGCCTCAGCCTTTAATCCTTTTGTACCCAGGGGCCTGGCAGGGAGACTGCAGTTGGTATTGAGAACCGGGTATCAGGACAGGACCTCCGCCTCCTCCCCTCACGTGGCACCAGCCTCGTTCCCTCTGGGGAGCCAAGGCTGCACCCTAGAAAGTCGCTCTGCCTGGTCCCCACGGCCCTGGATGGGCAGCACGGGAACAGGGCACCGCACAggctggcctggggctgggaagaGCTGGGGGGCCCGTCAAGGGCCGGTCTGGGAGCTACCTCCCTTTGCTGGGCTGGGGACCACCCACCCGAGGGCCTCTGAAGGTGTCCTCTCTAGAATGGGGGCACCGGTGCCACGGGGCCCTGCACGTGGAGAGGGCGGCTCTGTGTCAAGGGCACTGACCTCCCTGGGCTGACCTCAGTGTGGACCACGGGGCGGCTTGGCCAGAGACTTTCTGTGGGAGACGCCAGTTTGTCTGCAGCAGATGGGGTGAGAGGGGTCCCTGGTCTGTGCTGGGAGAGCACGGCTTCTGGGGGCGCCGAGGGTCTTCGTCGCTGCGGGGCCCCTTCAGCGGCCCCACCTGCACAGCACCAGGCGCCACGCGGGAGACTGCATCTTGCCCTCAAGGGTGACGGGTCTCTCGCGAGGGTGCGGGGCCCCTGTGGCATGGGAGGTGCTCAGGGACACAGCCACTAGGCTCTTCTCCTCTTGTTCACAGCCCTGTGATGAATCCTCAAGGCGCTGAAGGTCACTGATTCCAAAAAGTGGCCCCTGATCAGTCACTGTCAGGCCTGGTGGGCGTGGCGGCGGGCACGGCAGGAAAGCGCCGTAGATGGCAAGGTGAGCTCGTGGCTTCTGCTGAAACCAGCCCACCTGGGGGTCAGGAGGGGAGACCAGGCTGCAGCGTCAGAGGGAGCCCGCGGGGGGCGGTCTTGCCCGAGGGGCCGCACACTTGGGAATGAGCCCCCGGATGACAGCTGGACCAAGGATGGAGCACTGGGTGAGGAAGGGGGCACCCTCCAGCGGGGGGTCGGGCCTCCTGGGACCCCCAGCCTGTGGCCCAAGAACGGGGCAGGATCAGGATTGTTgggggagcccagggcaggggtgcTTGCTCTTCGAGGGGCCTTTCACAGCCAGCCTCACTGACAGCAGAGGTCACCAGCCAGATGGGCCCAGTGCGCTTTATAATTAAAGCTGGACATGCCAACTTCACACAATCCCTGTTCTAGTCTTATTTGTGTTCTCCATCCAGTGCTTGGGTCCAGAACACATAATTTGAAAAAGTGGGGAGGGTACAGAAATAGGACAACATTGATGAAAAAAGCTCACATCCACCAGCTTCTAAGAAAACTAATTTTAGCTTCGCAGTGTAAGGTGCAGAGACTTGGCCGGCCGGTGACTGGGCTGCAGCTCTGCCCCCTGCGGCCCTTCTTGGGCTAGGCCCTCTTCAACCAGCGCTTCCGTCACCAGCTGGGCTCCCTGGGCGCCTCTCACTCAGGGAGTGGCCGCCcccggggcagggctgggcagaggtgcagctcctgctccccaggcccagcccagcctggtTCCCGGGGATTCTCTTGGGAGATACGTGGCTAGGACCCGCAGACATACAGCTGAGGGTGCGGCTGGcgtgctgggtgggtggggggctaACCTTGCAGAGCTCTCAGGGGATGCTGCCGTACAGCTGGGCTGGGAAACCCTGTCCCCGCACCCTCTGCACCCACCAGCTCCAAGTCTGAGCCCAATATCCTGGCCCTTGGCTGAGACGTGCTTCCAGGCACTTGGAATTTGGTTTAATCGGCCTCTAATTAAATATTGGTCACTCTGTGCTACAGGACAGTGTCTTTATTCccatttcaaaagtgaaaaaacaaacaaaaaaacatgcagAAATGGACTCAGCCTAGCCTTCCAGCAGGGAAAGGGCCAGGGTCAGACAAGCAATCACCGGCTGCAAGCCAGCTGCCCGCCGGATAAAGGCTGgaatgagggggaggggagggaggggctgtgcgGGGGGAGGGCAGCCAGGGGGAGGCTGCCATGAAGGTGCCTTAGCCCTGCTTACAGACAGGAGATCACTTTGCTGCAAGCCTCACAGCTGGTGGGTGGAAGGAAGGGGCTCCAGCACTCAGGCCTGTGAGGCATGGGGAGGCCCCCATGAGCCTGGGGCTACATGCAGCCTGCCCCCTTCCAGAGGCCTCATGTCTGGGGTCCCTTTTTAGGGCCCCAAGTTGCTGGCTTTCCTGGTCTGTCGGTCCCTTCATGGACATGCTAAGAACCAAATCCTACAGACAGAGGCCAGGCCACGGGCCCCTCCAGGACTCTCGACCCAGGGCAGGGTCACCGGGACCAGCTCCACCTGCCACCTACCAGGAGCTCAGGGGCCGGGGGGGCCCACACTCCCCTGTGTTCCCCGCTGGCCAGGACCCGTCTTCCACTCACCCTGCCAGCCCTCAAGCAGCTCTTCCACCAGCCTGCAGCCTGGAGAGAACCCAAGTCCTCGGGAAGGAGCCGGGGATGGCCGTGGCCTGCACCCAGCGCTGCGCCTTACTTCCTGCTGAGCTCCCGGGCCCGGCAGGTGGCGGCCTCCACGGCGCTCATGGCCGCTGCCCGCAGCCCGCCCCGCTCCAGCGCGTGCAGCCCGTAGATGGTGGTGCCGCCCGGCGTGCACACGTCGGTCCGCAGCTCAGCTGGGTGCTGCCCCTTCTGCAGAAGCATCTTGGCTGTGCCCTGGGGAGAGTGAGTGGCGTCGGGGTGACTCGGGGGTGGCCGGCAGCCCCTCCTCGGCtcagcaccccctcccctgtgCCGCCGCCCCGCCTCAGCCCCAGCTGCGCAGCAGGCCTGCCCCCCGCCCACTGCTCCCAGGAGGCGTGCGGGCCCCTCCCCTTCCACACACGGCCCGGGCCACGCGGCAGGTCTCACCAGCAGGGTCTGGGCGGCAATGCGGTGGGCCAGGCCAGCGGGCATGCCCATCTTCATGGCACCGTCCGCCAAGGCCTCTGAGAAGGCGCACACCTGCAGCACGGGGGTGAGGGTCAGAGCCAGCGTGCTCCTGGACACAGCACCTGGCCTGGAGGAGACTGGGGACCCTCAGGAACAAGGCCCGGTGCCCCAGCCACCAGAGGGAAGCCGGAGCCCAGGGTTCTGTCAAGGGGCCGACCTCAAAGTCCCAGGAAAGCAGTAACGTGGGGTGGGTGGCGCACACAGGCAGCTGGGGACCCAGCCGCCGACCTGTGGGGGCAGGGGTCATTGCGGGAACTCAGCAAGGCCCCCCTTTGCCAAGGGCAGGCCAGCCTGTgagggggggtgtgggggtgtggacCACGCCACTTACAAAGGCCACGCCGCTGCCGCTGAGGCCGGTGTGGACGTCCACCTGGGCCTCGGGCACCTCCTCGCACTGCCCGCAGGCTTCCAGCAGGGTCCGCAGGAGCCCAGCCTCGCCGCTCCCAGCGTGGCGGCCCCGCGCCATCACAGTGGCGCCCTCCTGGACCACGCAGGGCAGGTTGGGCGAGACCCGCAGCACCCGTGCTGTCGGGGGCAGCAGCTGGCGGGAGAGAGGCTGCGGTCAGGGCAGCCGTGGGTCGGCCCCGGGCAGGCGCGGGCCCTGCCAGCACAGGCTCCCCTGCTGCTTCCCAGGCGCGGCGCCCTAATCCCAGTTAGGAGAAACCCTCAGCCCGGCCCCCTGCCCACCTGGCCGCCTGTGCAGGCCGGTGAGAGGCTGTCTGCCCCCCAACCCACCCATCCTGGTTTCTGGAAGGGCCGGGTGTAGGAGGCAGCCAgcctgggggggcaggggtgggaagcCAAGGCTGGGCAGCAGCGCCCACCCTGGGGTCAGGGCCTCCGCCCCCACCGCACCCCCACCAGCCACTCACCTCCTCCAGGGTGCTCAGAGAGACCCCGGCAGCCACGGACACCAAGATGTGCTCAGCGGTGACCACGGGAGCCACCTCCACCAGGACAGCCGGCAGGATGTGCGGCTTGGTGGCAAAGAAGACGAGAGAGCAGTTCTGCAGCACCTCCTGGTTGGAGTGGGTGGTCTGGCAGCCCAGggcctgcagcagggatgccaaGACCAGGCCCAGGTCAGCGGGCATCCTCCCAGACCACGGCCCTCTCTGCCAGAGCCCACCCTGCAACCCCACGGCCCCCGCACTGCACACGGCCCTACTCCCAATGCCCAAGACGCACCCAGACCGCCTGTTCTTGCTCAGGACTCAACCTCAGATGGCCCTGCTGTCAGCACCTCCTCGAGCCCTCTGACCCCAGCAAGCGGGCATGACGTTCCCGCCCATCCAACACGCCCGCGCACACGTGCACATGGCTCCCTTTACCCCACTCTGGTCCTCCGCAACCTTGactttcctttggcttttgacctccccttcccctgccccgcCCGTCTCACAACTTTAGCTAAGCAAGCAGCACTTCCCTGGCCCCAAGGAGCGTCGCACTGGGGCCCTGGGAAGCCTCTGCGCAGGGGAGCTGCCCGGCTCACCTGGAAACGGCAGAGGTTCCTGTCTGTCGGTGCGCTGGCCAGCACGTGCCGAGCCTCCACCTTTCCTGGAGAGAGAGGCAAAGGCGGGTGGGGGGTGTCAGTGAGGATGTGGGGCGGGGCAGGAGGCAGCCTGGCGGGCCCCTTACGGCAGGTCTCTGAGGCTCAGCCACACTAGGGCCACCCTGAGCCTCTCCAGGAAGCCAGGTGCTCGCCGGCACCAGGGAACCAGCTTCACTTGATTCCACGCGGCGGTCATCGCCGCCCACCTGGTGCTGCTGCTGAGCCCAGACGCCCTGCTGGACACAGGGGCCGGAGTGGGGTGCGTCTGGGTTGGGACGTACAAGCAGAGGCTAAGTGCCCATTGGGTAGAAATCCCCTACAGAGCAGGTTTCTGGAAGGTCTAACAAGAAGGCAGAGGGCTCCCCACACCCTGGAGGTGGGCCTTCACTGATCGACGCTGATTCGTGCAGCCGGGCAGACAGGTGAGGCTCCAGGTTTTACAGGTAAAACACCTGACCCCTGCAGTAAATTACTTGCTGATGATTTTGATTTGTCTAGACCCTGACGTGTGGCTAAAGGCAGAAAGCCAATCCACAGTCCACAAAGAAAAGTTTCTGAACACTGTGGAGCATCCCCACCCCTGCTGTaagtggttctcaaccaaggATGCGTTTACCCCGCCCCCGGGACACTGGCGTTGTCTGGAGACACTGTGGCCGTCACAGCCGGGGGTGTTACTGACCCCTACTAGTGGGGAGAAGACAGGGAAGGGGCTAAACACCCTGCAAGGTGAAGGATGGAGAAGGCTTTGGCTCCAAATGTGCACACGCCAGACACCAGGAGCGCCGCTGGCGAACAAACGGAAAGAAGAGTCCGAGGCTCAGAGCGGTCAGGCAGCTCGCCGGAGGCACGAGGTCAGGAAGTCAGCGGAGATCCCGCGCTCTCGGCTAGGGCTGCCCAAGAGAAATACCGCTCGAGCCACACAAGCAACTTCACACTTTCCAGCACTCACATTAGACTAGCAGAAAGAGCCGGTGAAGTGTAACTGTAACACATCTTAGTtcacccagtgcagccaaaacgtCATTCTGGCAGCATGTAACCAGTATGGAAAGTTACTAGCGGGCGCTGCTTTCTGTTCGTGGGCCGCACCTGCCATCCCGGCGCGTATCTCACTCCGTGCGCTCGCAGCGCATCTCGATTCGCTCGCGGGGACGGCCGGCGCCGAGCCTCGCCCCCACACCCCTCCAGCCGCGCTCCCAGGGAAAGCAGAGTACGGAGGGGCAGGGTCCGCGCGCCGCCCCGGCCCACGGCCGCCGGCCAGCTCCGCCCTGGGGCTCCCGCGCGTGGGGCCGCCGGCCCGGGGCTCCGCGGGGCGGCGGAGGCCCGCACACGTACGCCCGTCCCTCCCGCACAGGCCGGCGTCGGACGCCCGCTACCCGGGCCGAGGGCCCTACGCGCCGCACGGCCGCGGCGTCCCACCTGCTTGGATGAGGCCCTGTGCGATGGCCTCCGCCATGCGGCCCGCGCCcacgaagcccacgcgcctggggcCCGACTCCGCAGCCGCGGCCGCCGCCATCTcgccgccgcgccgcgccgcgcacTCGGCCCCGCCCATGGGCTGCACCGCCCCGCACCTGCCTCCGCCCATTGGCTGCCGAGACCTCAAGCACCGCCCCCTTCCGTCTGGGGGCGTTCCCCGCTCTACCGCTCGCTAAGCAGTGTCTCTCGCCCCTTCTTAGCTCAATGGCCAAAGAGATCGA
This window harbors:
- the TIGD5 gene encoding tigger transposable element-derived protein 5, which produces MYPAGPPAGPAPRRGRRPPPGRPAPPPRPPAPAPVPAARPPPPAPGPRPRVAVKMAFRKAYSIKDKLQAIERVKGGERQASVCRDFGVPGGTLRGWLKDEPKLRWFLEQLGGEVGTQRKKMRLANEEEIDRAVYSWFLALRQHGVPLSGPLIQAQAEAFARQIYGPECTFKASHGWFWRWQKRHGISSQRIYGEAEPPAAGPAPGPPVKQEPAQLPRAGPPPDRALAAPAPAEGGYGDEQIYNANVTGLYWKLLPEQAAPPGAGGRGRRWRGDRVTVLLAANLTGSHKLKPLVIGQLPDPPSLRRHNQDRFPASYRYSPDAWLSRPLLRGWFFEEFVPGVRRHLRRSCLQQKAVLLVAHPPCPSHAARMPALEESEETPRRCRPEPLGPPEELQTPDGAVRVLFLSKGSSRAHIPAPLEQGVVATFKQLYKRELLRLAVSCAGGSPLDFLRGFMLEDMLHLAGLSWDLVQAGRIERCWLLGLRAAFEPRPAEECAGQPAGQAEEAAERSRVLSDLTHLAALAYKRLAPEEVAEWLHLDDDGGLPDGCREDAGPSRPPVLLPGAPPAPASLPSVEEGGEEEEATVPTAGEAVRGLETALRWLESQDPREVGPLKLVQLRSLISMARRLGGIGPSSAAPDDGV
- the PYCR3 gene encoding pyrroline-5-carboxylate reductase 3 isoform X2, whose product is MGGGRCGAVQPMGGAECAARRGGEMAAAAAAESGPRRVGFVGAGRMAEAIAQGLIQAGKVEARHVLASAPTDRNLCRFQEVLQNCSLVFFATKPHILPAVLVEVAPVVTAEHILVSVAAGVSLSTLEELLPPTARVLRVSPNLPCVVQEGATVMARGRHAGSGEAGLLRTLLEACGQCEEVPEAQVDVHTGLSGSGVAFVCAFSEALADGAMKMGMPAGLAHRIAAQTLLGTAKMLLQKGQHPAELRTDVCTPGGTTIYGLHALERGGLRAAAMSAVEAATCRARELSRK
- the PYCR3 gene encoding pyrroline-5-carboxylate reductase 3 isoform X1 — its product is MGGGRCGAVQPMGGAECAARRGGEMAAAAAAESGPRRVGFVGAGRMAEAIAQGLIQAGKVEARHVLASAPTDRNLCRFQALGCQTTHSNQEVLQNCSLVFFATKPHILPAVLVEVAPVVTAEHILVSVAAGVSLSTLEELLPPTARVLRVSPNLPCVVQEGATVMARGRHAGSGEAGLLRTLLEACGQCEEVPEAQVDVHTGLSGSGVAFVCAFSEALADGAMKMGMPAGLAHRIAAQTLLGTAKMLLQKGQHPAELRTDVCTPGGTTIYGLHALERGGLRAAAMSAVEAATCRARELSRK